The DNA window GCGCCAAACGCATTTCCAGTCTGCTCACCATAGCTGCGGGTAATCACATCGATATCGCGGCTGTAGCTATTGACCAATTGGCCACCGTTGCGCCCGCTGGCACCAAAACCGATACGGGCCGCTTCCAGCACTACCACTTTAAAGCCTGACTCGGCTAAATGTAGCGCACTTGAAATACCGGTATAGCCCGCCCCAATAACGCAAACGTCGGCATCAATGTGTTCACGCAGGCGTGGTCTATCAGTCTTATCGTGGCGGCTGGCTGCGTAATAAGAGCCGGTGTGTTCGGTGCGCATGATGATTTTATGCCTCGTAGATCACGTAGATTTTTTTACAATATTCGGGCACTTCCCAAGTCCCCTTAAAACCCGCAGCTACGGTAAAATAATCGCCGGCTTTAACGGTTTTCGTCTGCCCCATTTCATCATGGATGATCGACTCGCCAGCTAAAATATAGCAAAACTCATCCTCATCATAACTGACGGTCCAAGCCCCTGCTTGGGCATCCCAAACGCCTGCATGGAATTTCTCATCTTTGGATGAGAACAGATTCCATACATTTTGCTCAGGCGAGCCTTGCTTGATTTTTTCAGCATCGGGCAAGTAGGTTTCGGCTTGCACCGACTGCGTGTTTAAATCTTGAATTAAATCTAAGGACATAGGTTTTACTTCATGGTTGGCATATTAAATTCAGCAGCCAAACCGTCTTCTGGCCAACGAATGGTGACAGCTTTACGCTTGGTATAAAAACGCACACCCTCTTCACCATGTACATGATTAGAACCAAACAGTGAACGCTTCCAACCACCAAAGGCGTGAAACGCCATTGGCACAGGGATAGGCACATTCACGCCAACCATGCCCACTTGAATGTCGTGCGCAAATTTTCGGGCCACGCCGCCAGAGCGTGTGTAAATCGAAGTGCCATTACCAAATTCATGGTCGTTAATCATCTTAGCTGCGGTGGCGTAATCGGGTACACGAACAACACACAATACCGGGCC is part of the Pseudomonadales bacterium genome and encodes:
- a CDS encoding FAD-binding oxidoreductase, whose protein sequence is MRTEHTGSYYAASRHDKTDRPRLREHIDADVCVIGAGYTGISSALHLAESGFKVVVLEAARIGFGASGRNGGQLVNSYSRDIDVITRSYGEQTGNAFGA
- a CDS encoding cupin domain-containing protein, whose product is MSLDLIQDLNTQSVQAETYLPDAEKIKQGSPEQNVWNLFSSKDEKFHAGVWDAQAGAWTVSYDEDEFCYILAGESIIHDEMGQTKTVKAGDYFTVAAGFKGTWEVPEYCKKIYVIYEA